The genomic interval GCCGGGGCCATGCCGGGTGTCATGCGGGTACGGAACGCGTCCAGGTCCAGCCCGAACAGCCGCGCGCCCTCGCGCACTTCCAGGGCGCGCGGGTCACTGTCGGGAGAGGCCAGCAGCGCGGGGTCGAAGTCGGGCACGCCGATCAGCCGGATCATGGCGCGCAGGGCGAGGATCCGCGGGACCGTCAGCTCGGGGTCGGGCGACGTATCGCAGCGCAACCCGACGTTGACCGGGTTGGACGGCTCCTGCGGGCTGAGCGGGCTGGTCATGCCGAGCTCCCCCTGTGAGCCACCCACCATGAACTGCACCAGGGTCGGGCCTGCCGCGCGTAGCCCGAAGCGTGAGAGGCGGGTGACGGTGTCGCCCCCTTGAATGGCATTGCTGGCTCGGTTCTGGTTGATGCGGCCCGTGATGCAGTCGCCGCGGCAGTCGGGACCCGGCGGGGGGGCGAGCGAGGACGCGAAGGTGTCCGCGTCCTCGGCATCCTGTAGCGCGCGGATGTCCTCCTCGTAGATCGCCTCGATCACGCCGCGACCCAGGTAGGGCGGGCCCGCGCGCTCGGCCACGGCGCGCACGCGATTCGGAGACGCCAGGAAGGGGTCCGCCGACTCGGGCAGGATGCCGTCGATCTGACACTCGCCCGTGGCCTGGACGTGACGCACGGGCCCGCCGAACGCCTGCAGCCCGAAGAACTCGCCCGTGGCCGTGTCGAAGTCGCCAAAGAGCGTGAACGCAGCCGTGGGCGGCGGGTTGGAGACGGACACCGCGTCGTGGTCCGTGACCCCCGTGCGGCCCGCACGCGACGCGGGCGTGCTCACCGTCGTGACACCCGTCGAGTCGCCCAGCGCGTCGGCCAGGTCGTCCGAGTTCTGATGGCAGCCCAGGCAGCGAGCCTGGTTGAAGACGGGCCCGAGTCCGTCGCGGGGCGTCTGCTCGGTGTTGAAGAACGAGAGCGGGCTGCCGCGGTCATCCATGTCGAACAGCGCGCGCCCCTCGCGTCCCAGCGTCGAGAACGTGAGCGCGTCGGCCGTGTTGGCGCTGCCGAAGACGTCGCGCGGGATGCGCTCGAGGGGCTGCAGGCGACTGGGATCCGAGGGCCCCGCGATGCCCGAGAGGTCGCGGACCGAAGCGCTCTCGAGGGTGTCGGTCACGGGAGCGTTCCAGCACCCGAGGGCGCCGAGCGCGAGGCAGAGAGCTGCTGCGCGGGAGGGATGGGGGTGCCGCATCAGTAGCTCCAGATGAGGTCGAAGAAGACACGCTGCACGCGCTCCACCATGCCGGGAGCGCGTCTGAAGTCGAAGTACGAAGCCAGCAAGCGCACCTGCTCGTGGGCGTACATCGCGACGCCCAGCTCCACGCCGTGATAGTCCGTCCCGCCCCCGAGGTCCGCGTCGGCGAACATGGCCAGCGTGGCGTCAGCCTGGACGCGGCGGTAGGTGGCCCACACGTCGAGCGGAGGCATCGTGCCGGCGCGAAAGGCGCCGAGGCGCGCGCCCATGGTGGCGGACACGGCGGTGTGCTCGCGCTCGGTGGTCAGGTTCCGCACGTACTCCAGCATCGCGTAGAAGCGCATGGGGCCAACCAGCGGGCGCCCCTCGAAGTCGAGCTGGAGCTGCGCCAGCAGGTGCACCACGTCCCAGTCATCGTCGATGAAGCCATCCGCGTTCGGGCCGTAGTTGACCCGGTTGTTGGTGCTCTGGAGACCGCCGCCACGCAGCAGGAACGCGTTCGTGCCCGGCATGAAGTCGGCGCCGTCACCCGGAACCACCCCGGGCGCGTGCAGGCCCGCGTTGAGGTTGCTGTAGCGGTAGTAGCTGGCAGCCGCGGCGACGAAGGGCAGTTCCAGCAGCAGCTGACTGGTGGTGAGCGCGATCGTCCCCGTCTTGCCGCTGAAGCGGACGTTCTCGATGTCCTGGACCACGAAGTAGCCGGACGTGCTCGTGAGACGTAGCCCTTCACGATCGACGAGGCGGGCGGACAACGCGAGGCCGGACGGCATGATGTCCTGGTCGAACACCACCTCGCTGCGGAAGCCCACGTCGGTCCAGCCCGTGAAGAACGGGTTGGGCATCTTGCCGGCCGTCAGCGTCACGCGCTGCCGGTCGCGCAGTGGTCGAACGGACACGTAGTATTGGTCGAGGCCGATGCCCGTGGTGCGCGCCACGTCCCCGATGGGAACGAAGGAGGCCGCCGGGTTCGGGTTCTCGCCCACCACGAGGCGGACGCCGCCATGCACGGGGCTGTCGGCGGGGTCGTACACGGCGCCGAGGCGCACGCGCGTGCGGAAGCCGCCCACGTAGTCAGGGCCTCCCACGAAGTCGAGCGGATCGCCGAGGATGAACGAGTCGTAGCGCAGCGTGACGCTGGCGGTGACGCGCAGCGGGATGCGGGGAGGCTCGGGCGCAGGGGTAGTGGCAGGCTCGGACGGTGCGCCAGCCGGCTCGGCGGGGGCAGCGACGAGGCCCTCCGCAGCACTCGACGCGGGCGGCGCGATGGGTGTCCCTCCGGGCGCGGGCGCGATGGGTGTCCCTCCGGGCGCGGGCGCGATGGGCTGTGGAGTGAGCGCGTCCTGGGCGCGCGCCGGCGCGACGACGCACGCCGACATGGCCACGAGCGCCGGCAGCGCGACGGCCAGCGCGCGAGAGGGGTTTCTTCGAGTGGACAGCATGGAGAACACCGTGGGGGCGGCAAAGACAAGATGTGCGCAGGTCGAACACCCACGCGTGTGGCGGCGACGAGCCCCGAGCGGCACGTGGTGTGTCCAGGTGCCGCCCGAGGTCGCTCAGTGCCCCCACCATGGGTTGGGGCTCGAGCGGTATGCGATGACGTTCCGCTGCTCGGCGTACGACACGGCGAAGTCCTGATAGCGGTCACCGGACACGTCGAGCGGAACGAGCGCGACGGCCCGACCGCTCACGGATGCTTGGATGACCCCTGGCACGAAGCGCAGCGGGTCCAGCGTGAGGAGCTGGAGGTAGATCAGCGGGCTCCCGGTCGCGAGCCCCGCGACGATCAGGTCGAGGTCTCCGTCAGCGTCTAGGTCCGTCCCCGTCACGAGCGCGCCCGACGGCGACTGGACGTCGGCGGGGACGAGCGTGGGTGGATCGCCGAACGACCCACCACGGGAGAGGTCGACGCGCACCGACGCGAGATCGGCGCGGTAGGACACCACATCCGCCGCGCCGTCGCGATCCATGTCGAAGAGCGCCACCGAGGACGCGTTCGCGCCACCGGATCCGTCGAAGACGGGTACCACCTCGAAGGCCCCACCCATCTGTCCGGGGTTACGCAGCACCACGACACCGTCCGTGCCGCAGGAGAGCGCCACGTCGAGGTCGCCGTCGTCGTCCACGTCGCCCAGCGCGATGGCGGTGCACGCGGCGGTGGTGGTGTCCACCACGGTACGCGAGAAGCTCGCCCCCCCCGACTCGCGCGCGTACACCGCCAGCCGCCCCTCGCTGCCACCGTTGGCGGCGACCAGGATCTCGTCGAGACCATCGCCGTCGAGGTCCCCCATGGCCACGGCCCGCGCACCGTCGAACGGCGCCAGCGCCTGCCGTGGCGCGTAGGTCAGGTCGCCAATGCCGCGAATGTAGCCGACCAGTCCGGCGCCCTCGGAGACGACCGCGAAGTCCGCGCGCTCGTCACCCGTGACGTCTCCGGCAGCCAGCCCCGAGATGACCTCGCCACCGTCCGCGCGTCCGACCACCAGCTCTTCGAGCATGGAGAAATCGCGCGAGCGCGCCCGCCACAGGACGATCTCGCCCCCCGCGAGGCTGGAGGCGCCGATCAGGTCTGTGGCGCCGTCGGCGTCCACGTCGTAGGCCACGGTCGACCCCACGTCCACCGAGCGGTCGACGAAGCGGCTGCTCGAGAAGCCCATGTTCGAGACGAAGTAGGACTGATAGCGCACCACCTGCTGGAAGGTCGGCGAGTAGGCCGCGACGTCGACGTCGACGTCGCCGTCGAAGTCACCGGCCGCGACGTTGGTCACGCCCGCGAGGTCCGCGACGAAGACGTGCTGCGCGAACAATCCGCTGCCGATCTCGTCGATGTAGCCCACCGAGTCACGGTCGGTCACGGCGTAGACGATCTCCGCAGAGCCATCGCTGCCCATGTCCCGGACGTCGATGTCGCTCGCGACGATGTCCCCCAGCGCCAGGCTCTCGCCGTTGGGCAGCACGCCGACCGGCATCCCCACGTAGGCGCCATCGCGGCGCGCCAACAGCCCGAGCCCCATGGAGCCAGACACGACGATGTCCATGTCTCCATCGCCGCCGCCCTCGACGTCGCCCACGGCGACCTCACGCGGGTTGCCCACACCAGGCAGCAGCGCAGCCAGATCCAGGTTCTGGCGCATCCCGAAGCCTCCAGTCGCGGTGCCCGGGTAGATGCGCAGCGTCGCCGAGCTCGCGCCGTAGGCCAGCAGGTCGGGACGCGTATCGCCATCGACGTCGGTCAGCAGGAGCCCTGTCAGCCCAGCCCCGGCAGCGTCCACGGTCGTGGCGCTCCCCGCCACGGCGTCGGCGTCGAGCGGACGGGAGACGAGCGCGCCTCCCTCGACCGCGATCACCACCGGCGCAGCTGCACCAGCGAGCTCACCGACGGCCAGCGCCGTGCCGCCCACGGTGATGCCCATGGGCTGCTTGACGGTGAGCGTGGGGTTCGAACCGGGTCCCACGTCGTAGGCCATGACAGCGCCCGCGCCGCTGAGCGTGACCACCTCGAGCTCGGGGTCGTCGTCGGCTTGCGCCGCGAAGATGGCTACCGTCCCGCCGACGGCGTCACAGGTGTTGACCTGCCCGTTGAGCGAGCTGTTGAGGCTCTGGAACGAGTGATACAGGTAGATCCTCCCGCCCATGGCGCAGCCCACGTCGTCCCGCACGAACACCAGCTCCTCGAAGCCGTTGCCGTTGAAGTCGGCGGACACCATCGCTCCCAGTGACACGACCGAGGACGCCACCTGCGCTTCCGAGCTGGGCAAGCAGAACGTGCTGAAGCGGTCAAAGGCCGCGTTGATGCACTCGATGTCCACCACGGGGTTCACGCAGCTCGCGTTGCCCGCATACTTGCCGTCACCGTCCGGGTCCTCGACGGGGCGCATGAAGGCCCCGTTGCGCCGCTCGTTGCAGTTGTTGATGAGTCCGTCGCAGGTCTCCTGCGCAGCCGGGTATGTGTTGGGGTCGAGGTCGTCGCAGTCCGAGTTGGGCAGGCCGCCCGGGAGGTCGGGGTCGCAGGACAGGCTCGAGGGGGACGCGAAGCCATCACCGTCGACGTCCTCGCCCAGGTCGGGTCCCACACCCGTGGGGCTCTCGCAGTCGTTGTGGCGTCCGTCGCAGACGTCGGGCGCGCCCGGATACACGTTCGGGTCGAGGTCGTCGCAGTCCGTGTGCGGGATCGAGAGCAGCTCTCCGTCGTCGCTCATCACGTCCACGCAGACGCTCGGGTCCAGGTCGATGGGCGCGAAGCGATCGCCGTCGAAGTCCTCGACGGTGCGGCGCAGCGGCGGGGTCGCGTCGGTGCAGGTGGAGACCACGCCGTCGCAGGCCTCCACGGTGGCGCCGGGATAGGCCGTGGCGCGGGTGTCGTCGCAGTCCTCCGGCAGGCCGTCGCCGCAGCCGCGCGCGACGAAGCCGTCGCCGTCGAGGTCCGCGTTCGGATACGCGCTCGCATCGGCGTCGTCGCAGTCCACGCCGAAGGGAGCGAACTCGGGGCGCACGCCTGCACACGCCGTGTCGCGGTAGCCGTCGCCGTCCGAGTCTCGCGCCTGCAGGTCCACGACGCAGCGCTCGGCGCTCACGTCGCACGAGCGCACCGCCACCAAGCAGGGGTCGTTGCGCAGCGAGGGGTCCACCGTGAAGCGCACGGAGGCGCAGTCGGCGTCCACGCGACACGAGCGCTCCTCGATCTCGACCTGGGGGGCGTCCCACAGGCCGGCGAGGGTGCAACCGGGCAGGAGCGAGAGCCCCGCGACGATCAGGATCGCGCGCTTCATCGGGTCCACCTCGCCGACACGAGGGCGCCGCCCTGCAGTGGGGAGATGCCCGCGGTGACCAGTGGCTCGGAGGGAGGCTCGTCGTCCGCCCCGGACCCACGCCAATTGGTCAGCAAGCCGATGACGACGGTGGTGACGAGCAGGCCACCCGTCACGCCCAGCGCCACGTTGGAGCGTGAGGCGACGTCGCGGGCATCGTCGCGGTCGAAGTTGGTGCGGCCAGGCGTGTCGTTGTACCGCCGCGCCCGGACGAGGGTGGTGGTGGCCATGGCGCCCCACACGACGGCGCCGGCGCCGGTGAGCCCGACCGCCGTGTAGAACACGGGTCGTGGGAAGCGGAAGGGCTCGTGCGCGACATGCACCGCCGCCACGGGCGCGGGCTCGAGCTCGAACGTCACGGTGCGCTCCGTGCCACCCGCGATCGTGATGGTGGCCGTCTGCGGCTGGTAGCCGTCGGCGCGCACCTCCATCACGTGCCGACCAGTGGACAGACGGAAGTCCCCGGGCGCCGAGCCTTGTGGCTCACCGTCCACGCTCACGACGGCCTCGACGTTCACGTCCACGTGCACGATCGCGAGGAGCCCCCGCAGCTCTTCGATGCGCAGCTCGGCGTCTTCGCGCCGCAGGTCCCCCTCGGGCGCTGCGTCGATGTAGCGCTGGTAGGTCTCGATCGCGCGGTTGACCTCCGACAGCCCTTCGTAGGCCTGTCCCAGCGCGTACAGGATGGTGGGGTTGGGCCAGAGGGAGTAGGCCTCGCTGAACTCGGCGATGGCCTCGGCATAGCGCGCGCGGCGGTAGAACTCGGACCCCTGGGCGTACCTGCGCCGCGCCTCGGTCACGGCAGCCTCGGAGGGCTCGCTCGGGTCACCGCTGGAGTCCTCGGCGGCGGAGGCTCCCTCACCGTCCGCGGCGCCTTCGGCGGGGCCGGCCGCTCCCGGGTCGACGGGTTCACCCGCTGGGGAGTCGGTTTGTTCGGGTTGGGCGTGCGCACGCCCGACAGCCAAGAGGCAAACGCACAGTGAGAGCGCAACACGGAGGGCGCAGACGGGTCCTTGCGACATGCGCGGACCATACACGACGAAGCGCGCGCTACGGAAGTCCCGCGGCGCGCGCTCATCGGTGTCTCGGCGCGCGCCGACGCATGGCGTCGGCGCAGCGCGTCCTCGGCCGTCAGGGGATGGGCGGGACCACCCCCTCGGGGCAGAAGCGCTGGTCGGCGGGCACGGCGATGGTCGGCGTGCTGTCGTCGATGGAGCGCAGGAAGGCCGCCAGGTTGGCGATGTCCGTGGCGCTGGGCGTGAAGACCTGATTGCCCGCGCGCAGGTGGGTGGCGAACTCGCCGTTGGGGTCGAGCAGCTCCTCGAGGGTCTCGGCGCCGCCGTTGTGCAGATAGGGCGCGCCCAGGCCGATGTTGAGCAGCGAGGGCACGTTGAAGCCGTCCACGCCCTGCGCCGCCCCGCCGTTCTGGCGCACCTCGGCCGCGCCGCGACCGCTCGCGCCCGCGTCGAAGGTGCCCACGTCGCGGACCACGCAGGTGTGCCGCTGAGGCGCGCCGTTCGCGTCGTTCTGCAGCACGTTCATAGCGGACGTGTCGGTCGTCACGACCTGGTCCGCGCGGACGGCGCCGATGGAAGCCACACCAGCGGCGGCGAGCGTCAGCGTGCGCAGGTCCCCATTGAAGACGGGCTGGAAGTAGCGCTCGCTGAGCGTCCACAGGGCGCCACCGTGACAGTTCTGGCAGTTGGCCGCCATGAACACGGCGCGGCCCGCGACGACGTCACCGCCACGCGAGTCGGCCACGGGCGTGCGCAGCGTGCGGATGTAGGCCTCGATTGCGTCCCAGTCGTCCGGGGTCGCGCCCGTCGCCGCGACGGCCGCCGCCGAGCCCACGTTGAAGCCGTTGGCCGGGTTGGGGATGCCGCCTGGGCCCACGAAGTCGATGCGGTTGGCCACGTCGAGCGCCGCGTCACTGACGATGGCGCCCACGCCGCCCGCCACGGCCCGCGTGTTGAGCTCGAAGTCGTGCACCTCGTCGAAGATGGCGGTCCAGTTGAGGATGCGCTGGATGCCACCCGTCGTGTCGAACGTGGCGCTGGTGTCCACCGTCTGGCGGGGGCCGGCCGGGAACACCCAGGTCACGTTGTCGGTGGTGCCGCCCGGGTGGCAGGATACGCAGGACACCCACCCGTTCGAGGACCAGCGGCCGAGACCCGTCGTGAAGAAGCGCTGCCCACGCAGCTCCTCCTGCTCGGCGGGCGTCACGGGCTGCGGCGCCGACGCGATCGACATGTCGGGCGTGGTCTGCGACGCGAGGTCGATGCGCGAGAACGAGCGACTGACCTCGTTGTACACGAACGCCGTGGCACCCGAGATGGCGATGCCCGTGGGCATCTGGGCGGTGGGCAGGAAGGTCGCGCCCGAGGGCGAACCCGCGCGCGGGGGGCTCTGTCCGTAGTCCACGCGGATGACCGCGTCCGACGTCATCGAAGCGATGTACGCGAACTCGGTGCCGGCCACGAACTCGATGCTGACCGGGACGGGCGCGAAGCGCTTGGGCGCGGCGAGCGCCGTGACCAGCTCGCTCAGGTTGATGGTGCGCGAGGTGACCTCGGTGTTGGTGCTGAGCGACACCGCGTGGACCAGACCGTGCACGTTCTGATGGAAGTCGGTCCCGCCCTCGAACGCCGCAGGCGAGGCGCCCACGGCCGTGACGTACAGGTGCTGACCCGAGATGGCACACGCGTAGAGCTGGTTCGGGAACGCCTGCGTGTTGGCAGCGTCCACGGCGGGCAGCACGCCCGTCACCGCGACGGGCGAGAGGGTCACCTCGCCGAGGCTGTTGCCGTCCGCGTCCAGGCGGAAGACGCGTCCCGTGCGCGAGCCATCCGTACCCTCGCGACCGGTGCCCGGCTGTGAGTAGAAGTCGGTCACGTAGACGGTCTCGTCGACGTCCTCTTGGTCTCCGTCATTGGTCACGCACACCGCATAGGGGGCACCGCCGAGGTCGACGCTCGTCACGTCGCGCGTGGTGGTGTCGAGGATGTGCAGCGCGCCACCCGTCCAGCTGGACACGTAGAGGAAACGTCCCGTGGGGGAGAGGGCCGCGCCCATCGGCTCGGGGCCCACGTCGTGGGTGCGGACCACGCGCGCGCCGGCGGTACGAGCCCCTGTGATCTCGCTGACGGTGCCGTCCGCCGCGTTGAGCACGAACACGCGGTTCCCATCGGGATGGAAGACGAGCGCGTTGGGCTCGTCGCCGACCGCCACGCGGGCTCGCTCGGTCCGCGTGCTCATGTCGAAGAAGGTCACGTCGTCCGTGCCACGGTTGGCGACGGCGATGGTGGTCGCGCCGTCGTCGACGGCGATGGAGGCGCTGCGTCCGGGCCGCTGGGCGACGGTGACCGGGGTCATGCCTGCGTCGTCGTCGTTGCCGAGGTCGGTGGTGCCCATGTCGTCGACCACGCCTTGGTCGCCGAGGCCCATGTCCGGGTCGGGTGGGGGGCCGTTCCCTCCGCCGCAGGCCGGCAGCAAGAAGGCGAGAGAGCAAGCTAGGGACTTGAGTGTGGCGCGCGTCATGGAGAGCATCATGCGCAGCCCCGCACGACGCGACGGTTATTTGGCGCTTAACTGGGTCTTAATGCGCGCCGAGAGGGGCCCCCACGAGGCCGTGGCTGTTGCGGGTCCCGACGCGGCTGAGTACGTTCCATCCCATGCTTCACTTGCGGATTCGTGCCTCTCTCCTGTTGCTCGCCGCGCTGCTGTCCGCGTGTGCCAGCGAACCCAACGCCAGCCAGTCTGTGTTCGTCGGGAGCACCAGCGACGGCGACGTGCTGGTCGCCTCGGTGTGGGAAGAAGACCGCGTCATCGTCTACTCGTGCGGCGTGGGCGACACCCTCGACACGGACACCGCGTGGCTGGTCACGACGCCCGTGAACCGCAGCATCGAGGCCACCGAAGGCAGCTTCTCGGTCGTGGCCACGCGCGAGGCGAACATGGTGCGAGGGACGTTCGAGAGCCAGACGGGAACGGGCGCGTTGGATCTGCGCGCAGTCACGTCCCTCGAGGACGCGGGCTTCTTCGTGACCAACGAGGGCAGCTGCCGCACGGCCGCGGTCGCCTTTCGCCGTGATGGCGTGATGTTGGTGCAGGGCGCGCACTTCTGCGACGCCGAGGGGCCTTTCTCGCAGGTCACGCCCGTCCTCCCCCCCGAGCTTCTGGGGAATAGCCTGTTGGTGCAATTCGACACTGGCAGCGGCCTGCGCCAGCTAGCGCTCGAACGCGTGAATGGAATCTGAGACACTCCCGGCGTGAGTCCAAGTCACGCCAGCTTCGTCGGCCGCAAGCAAGAGCTCGCTCAGGTCGAGACGTGGTTGAACGAGCGACGCATCACGACCATCGTGGGCCCCGCTGGCATCGGCAAGAGCCGCCTCGCCGACCAGGCCTCTGCGGGCTGGCGTGGTGAGCGCTACCACGTGGATCTCAGCCACGAGGTGGACTCCGAGAGCTGCGCGGCCGCCGTCGCCCGCGCGCTGGGGCTGCCGGCCACCGCGACGGCCCCCGACGTGGGACGCGCGCTGGCGGCGCGTGCCGAGCCGCTGCTGCTGCTGGACGACGCGGACCGCGTCCTGGACCCGATCGCCACGCTGCTGGGCGAGTGGCTGACGGCTGCGCCGGAGACGCGCGTGTTGATCACCAGCCGCGAGCGCCTTCGGATCCGCTCCGAGGGCACGATCGAGCTCGGTCCGCTGTCCCTTGTGGGGGGTAGCGCGAGCGAGGCCACCCAGCTCTTCGTGGAACGCATGAAGCAAGCCTGGCCCAGCGCCACCATCGAGCCCGAGGAGCTGGTCACGTGGTGCGACTGGCTCGAAGGCACCCCGCTCGCCATCGAGCTCGCGGCGGCCCGCGCGCCGTTCTTCGGCGAAGTGGACGGGCAGCGGCGGCTGGACCTGCTGCGCGGGGGCTTCCGCGACGGCCACGAGCGCCACTCGACGCTCAGCCGGGCCATTGCGTGGTCCTGGGCCATGTTGGACGAGGCCGAGCAGCGCTGCTTGGCCGAGGCGGCCGTGTTCACGGGCGCCTTCCACGTGGGCGCCACGGCGCGCGTGCTGAGCCAGCCCGA from Sandaracinaceae bacterium carries:
- a CDS encoding putative porin, which encodes MLSTRRNPSRALAVALPALVAMSACVVAPARAQDALTPQPIAPAPGGTPIAPAPGGTPIAPPASSAAEGLVAAPAEPAGAPSEPATTPAPEPPRIPLRVTASVTLRYDSFILGDPLDFVGGPDYVGGFRTRVRLGAVYDPADSPVHGGVRLVVGENPNPAASFVPIGDVARTTGIGLDQYYVSVRPLRDRQRVTLTAGKMPNPFFTGWTDVGFRSEVVFDQDIMPSGLALSARLVDREGLRLTSTSGYFVVQDIENVRFSGKTGTIALTTSQLLLELPFVAAAASYYRYSNLNAGLHAPGVVPGDGADFMPGTNAFLLRGGGLQSTNNRVNYGPNADGFIDDDWDVVHLLAQLQLDFEGRPLVGPMRFYAMLEYVRNLTTEREHTAVSATMGARLGAFRAGTMPPLDVWATYRRVQADATLAMFADADLGGGTDYHGVELGVAMYAHEQVRLLASYFDFRRAPGMVERVQRVFFDLIWSY
- a CDS encoding VCBS repeat-containing protein, which encodes MKRAILIVAGLSLLPGCTLAGLWDAPQVEIEERSCRVDADCASVRFTVDPSLRNDPCLVAVRSCDVSAERCVVDLQARDSDGDGYRDTACAGVRPEFAPFGVDCDDADASAYPNADLDGDGFVARGCGDGLPEDCDDTRATAYPGATVEACDGVVSTCTDATPPLRRTVEDFDGDRFAPIDLDPSVCVDVMSDDGELLSIPHTDCDDLDPNVYPGAPDVCDGRHNDCESPTGVGPDLGEDVDGDGFASPSSLSCDPDLPGGLPNSDCDDLDPNTYPAAQETCDGLINNCNERRNGAFMRPVEDPDGDGKYAGNASCVNPVVDIECINAAFDRFSTFCLPSSEAQVASSVVSLGAMVSADFNGNGFEELVFVRDDVGCAMGGRIYLYHSFQSLNSSLNGQVNTCDAVGGTVAIFAAQADDDPELEVVTLSGAGAVMAYDVGPGSNPTLTVKQPMGITVGGTALAVGELAGAAAPVVIAVEGGALVSRPLDADAVAGSATTVDAAGAGLTGLLLTDVDGDTRPDLLAYGASSATLRIYPGTATGGFGMRQNLDLAALLPGVGNPREVAVGDVEGGGDGDMDIVVSGSMGLGLLARRDGAYVGMPVGVLPNGESLALGDIVASDIDVRDMGSDGSAEIVYAVTDRDSVGYIDEIGSGLFAQHVFVADLAGVTNVAAGDFDGDVDVDVAAYSPTFQQVVRYQSYFVSNMGFSSSRFVDRSVDVGSTVAYDVDADGATDLIGASSLAGGEIVLWRARSRDFSMLEELVVGRADGGEVISGLAAGDVTGDERADFAVVSEGAGLVGYIRGIGDLTYAPRQALAPFDGARAVAMGDLDGDGLDEILVAANGGSEGRLAVYARESGGASFSRTVVDTTTAACTAIALGDVDDDGDLDVALSCGTDGVVVLRNPGQMGGAFEVVPVFDGSGGANASSVALFDMDRDGAADVVSYRADLASVRVDLSRGGSFGDPPTLVPADVQSPSGALVTGTDLDADGDLDLIVAGLATGSPLIYLQLLTLDPLRFVPGVIQASVSGRAVALVPLDVSGDRYQDFAVSYAEQRNVIAYRSSPNPWWGH
- a CDS encoding tetratricopeptide repeat protein, producing MSQGPVCALRVALSLCVCLLAVGRAHAQPEQTDSPAGEPVDPGAAGPAEGAADGEGASAAEDSSGDPSEPSEAAVTEARRRYAQGSEFYRRARYAEAIAEFSEAYSLWPNPTILYALGQAYEGLSEVNRAIETYQRYIDAAPEGDLRREDAELRIEELRGLLAIVHVDVNVEAVVSVDGEPQGSAPGDFRLSTGRHVMEVRADGYQPQTATITIAGGTERTVTFELEPAPVAAVHVAHEPFRFPRPVFYTAVGLTGAGAVVWGAMATTTLVRARRYNDTPGRTNFDRDDARDVASRSNVALGVTGGLLVTTVVIGLLTNWRGSGADDEPPSEPLVTAGISPLQGGALVSARWTR